A stretch of the Clostridium fungisolvens genome encodes the following:
- a CDS encoding ABC transporter permease — MFYILLLAIWELVYKLGVDVFAIWKPYTFPSPFEVFKSLFNLVKDNTLFIAIGASMGRLLLGYLVSVVIGLSLGLFIVRFRYIGDNIKALILGLQTLPSICWVPFAILWYGISEQSIIFVIAMGSIFSISIATEGAINNVYPLYIKAAKTMGAKGLKLYINVIIPAALPGIVAGMKQGWSFAWRALMAGEMISSSKGLGYVLMVGRDVGDISQVVAVMVVIIGLGLLLDKIVFGRIEANIRQKWGLKTEI, encoded by the coding sequence ATGTTTTATATTCTTCTGCTAGCGATATGGGAACTGGTATATAAGCTTGGAGTTGATGTTTTTGCTATATGGAAACCATATACTTTTCCATCACCTTTCGAGGTTTTTAAAAGCTTATTTAACCTAGTTAAGGACAATACTTTATTTATAGCAATTGGGGCAAGTATGGGGAGACTTTTGTTAGGTTATTTAGTATCAGTAGTTATAGGTTTATCCTTAGGTCTTTTTATAGTCCGTTTTAGGTATATCGGGGATAATATTAAAGCTTTAATTCTTGGGTTGCAGACTTTACCAAGTATTTGTTGGGTGCCTTTTGCCATACTTTGGTATGGAATAAGCGAGCAATCCATCATATTTGTTATAGCCATGGGTTCAATATTTTCAATATCTATAGCTACTGAAGGTGCTATAAATAATGTATATCCACTTTATATAAAAGCTGCAAAGACTATGGGAGCTAAAGGTCTTAAGTTATATATTAATGTTATTATACCTGCAGCTCTTCCGGGGATTGTTGCTGGAATGAAACAAGGATGGTCCTTTGCTTGGAGAGCTCTAATGGCCGGAGAAATGATTTCTTCTTCAAAAGGCTTAGGTTATGTGTTAATGGTAGGAAGAGATGTAGGAGATATAAGTCAAGTAGTAGCTGTTATGGTAGTAATAATTGGGTTAGGGCTTCTACTAGATAAAATAGTTTTTGGCAGAATTGAGGCAAACATAAGACAAAAGTGGGGACTTAAAACTGAAATTTAG